A genomic region of Methanothermobacter thermautotrophicus str. Delta H contains the following coding sequences:
- a CDS encoding HAD hydrolase-like protein translates to MMALFDVDKTLIHRSSAHENAFRHAFREVYGVDAGVELIDYHGKTDPVIAEEVLLLRGLEGEEIEGQLPRFLRELREYVKHNINEENIELIDGVEEFLSFLKSMDVPMGLVTGN, encoded by the coding sequence ATGATGGCCCTCTTTGATGTTGATAAGACCCTGATACACCGCTCTTCCGCCCATGAGAATGCCTTCAGGCACGCCTTCAGGGAGGTCTATGGTGTTGATGCCGGCGTGGAGCTCATAGACTACCATGGAAAGACAGACCCTGTGATAGCAGAGGAGGTCCTCCTCCTCAGGGGCCTTGAAGGTGAAGAGATAGAGGGTCAGCTGCCCAGATTCCTCCGGGAACTCAGAGAATACGTGAAACATAACATAAATGAAGAGAATATAGAACTCATAGATGGCGTGGAGGAGTTCCTGAGTTTCCTTAAATCCATGGATGTACCTATGGGCCTTGTTACAGGCAACTGA
- a CDS encoding amidohydrolase family protein, producing the protein MDNESILITGPEILDAGGIRRGSVLIEDNRIADVSNTLSPGDADTVIDGTGKLLIPGLVNTHTHLSMTLFRGIADDLPLDRWLNDHIWPAEARLNGDYCYAGALLGCIEMIRSGTTSFNDMYFYMDHVARAVEEAGLRCVISHGMIDLGDTEKMTAELRESRRIIKECHGMADDRIRVALGPHSPYTCSEELLKETAALADKNDLMIHIHVSETENEVSEVSRSHGMTPVEYLDEVGVLGPRTVAAHCVWLKDWEIDVLAERDVKVSHNPSSNMKLASGVSPVARLLQRGVNVSLGTDGAASNNNLDMFQEMKTASLLQKVNLEDPTALPAMDVFSMATLNGARALGIDAGLIAPGKLADIVILNTRRPHLTPWRNPPSHTVYSASGADVDTVICDGRILLRDGELEVLEEKYVMELAEAAAAELTG; encoded by the coding sequence ATGGATAATGAAAGCATACTGATAACCGGTCCAGAGATCCTTGATGCAGGGGGAATCCGGCGGGGATCCGTCCTCATTGAGGATAACAGGATAGCTGATGTCTCGAACACCCTCAGCCCGGGGGATGCTGACACCGTTATTGACGGAACAGGCAAGCTCCTGATTCCTGGACTTGTGAACACCCACACTCACCTCTCAATGACACTCTTCAGGGGGATTGCAGATGACCTACCCCTTGACAGGTGGCTGAACGATCACATATGGCCTGCCGAGGCCCGGCTCAACGGGGATTACTGCTACGCCGGAGCCCTGCTGGGATGCATCGAGATGATAAGATCAGGTACAACCTCCTTCAACGACATGTACTTCTACATGGACCACGTTGCACGTGCCGTGGAGGAGGCAGGCCTCAGGTGCGTCATAAGCCACGGTATGATAGACCTGGGAGACACTGAAAAGATGACGGCCGAACTGAGGGAGAGCCGCAGGATAATAAAGGAATGCCATGGGATGGCAGATGACCGCATAAGGGTTGCGCTTGGCCCTCACAGCCCCTACACGTGCTCAGAGGAACTCCTTAAAGAGACAGCTGCCCTGGCCGATAAAAATGATCTCATGATACATATACATGTCTCAGAGACAGAGAATGAGGTCAGTGAAGTCTCTAGGTCCCATGGAATGACCCCTGTGGAGTACCTTGATGAGGTTGGGGTGCTGGGCCCACGGACCGTGGCTGCCCACTGCGTGTGGCTGAAGGACTGGGAGATTGATGTACTTGCAGAGAGAGATGTGAAGGTCTCACACAACCCCTCAAGTAACATGAAACTTGCATCGGGAGTATCCCCGGTCGCCCGGCTCCTCCAGAGGGGTGTTAACGTTTCACTGGGAACCGATGGCGCCGCATCAAACAACAACCTTGACATGTTCCAGGAGATGAAAACAGCCTCACTGCTCCAGAAGGTGAACCTTGAAGACCCTACAGCGCTTCCAGCCATGGATGTGTTCAGTATGGCCACACTCAACGGTGCCAGGGCCCTTGGAATCGACGCCGGTCTTATAGCGCCTGGTAAGCTCGCTGACATCGTCATACTTAATACCAGGAGGCCCCACCTGACTCCCTGGAGAAACCCTCCGTCACACACGGTATATTCTGCCTCAGGGGCCGATGTGGACACCGTCATATGTGATGGGAGGATTCTCCTGAGGGATGGAGAACTGGAGGTCCTGGAGGAGAAATACGTGATGGAACTCGCAGAAGCAGCTGCCGCGGAGCTAACAGGATGA
- the hisG gene encoding ATP phosphoribosyltransferase, with the protein MKIRIAVPSKGRISEPAIRLLENAGVGLKDTVNRKLFSKTQHPQIEVMFSRAADIPEFVADGAADLGITGYDLIVERGSDVEILEDLKYGRASLVLAAPEDSTIRGPEDIPRGAVIATEFPGITENYLREHGIDAEVVELTGSTEIAPFIGVADLITDLSSTGTTLRMNHLRVIDTILESSVKLIANRESYATKSGIIEELRTGIRGVIDAEGKRLVMLNIDRKNLDRVRALMPGMTGPTVSEVLSDNGVVAVHAVVDEKEVFNLINRLKAVGARDILVVPIERIIP; encoded by the coding sequence ATGAAGATAAGAATAGCGGTTCCCTCCAAGGGAAGGATAAGCGAGCCTGCAATAAGGTTACTTGAAAATGCAGGTGTCGGCCTTAAGGACACTGTTAACAGGAAATTATTCTCAAAGACACAGCACCCCCAGATTGAGGTAATGTTCAGCAGAGCAGCGGATATACCGGAATTCGTTGCCGACGGTGCCGCTGACCTGGGGATCACCGGCTATGACCTCATAGTTGAAAGGGGAAGTGACGTTGAAATCCTGGAGGACCTCAAATACGGGAGGGCCAGCCTGGTTCTTGCAGCCCCTGAGGACTCCACCATCAGGGGCCCGGAGGACATACCTCGGGGTGCAGTTATAGCCACAGAGTTCCCGGGGATAACAGAGAACTATCTCAGGGAGCATGGTATAGATGCGGAGGTTGTTGAACTCACAGGATCAACAGAGATAGCGCCCTTCATTGGAGTCGCTGACCTCATAACAGACCTCAGCAGCACAGGGACAACCCTCAGGATGAACCACCTCCGGGTAATCGACACCATCCTCGAAAGTTCGGTTAAGCTCATAGCAAACAGGGAAAGCTACGCCACCAAATCAGGGATAATAGAGGAACTCAGAACAGGGATACGTGGAGTCATAGATGCCGAGGGGAAGAGACTGGTGATGCTTAACATCGACCGCAAAAACCTTGACAGGGTCAGGGCCCTGATGCCCGGGATGACAGGTCCCACGGTCTCAGAGGTGCTCTCAGATAACGGGGTTGTGGCAGTACACGCAGTGGTGGATGAAAAGGAGGTCTTCAACCTCATAAACAGGCTCAAGGCGGTGGGGGCAAGGGATATACTTGTTGTGCCCATTGAGAGGATAATACCCTGA
- a CDS encoding fumarylacetoacetate hydrolase family protein — protein sequence MKFLRFMKDGRLLHGFTENRRILEIREEEYLSDNPEVIAEHSLDDVRILPPVSPSKVVCVGLNYRDHAAELGMDIPDEPIIFLKPPTTVIGSGDTVIYPEMSSEVDYEVELAAVVSERARRVDSSAASEFIAGYTVLNDVTARDLQRRDGQWTRAKSFDTFCPIGPVIETDVTPDNLDISLKLNGEVRQSSNTSNMIFTVHELLEFISHVMTLEPGDVIATGTPPGVGQMVPGDTVRATVEGVGTLVNRVERSVWMD from the coding sequence TTGAAATTCCTGAGGTTCATGAAGGATGGAAGGCTCCTTCACGGGTTCACAGAGAACAGAAGGATATTGGAGATCCGGGAGGAGGAATACCTCTCAGATAACCCTGAGGTCATTGCTGAACATTCACTGGATGATGTGAGGATACTACCACCGGTATCCCCATCCAAGGTAGTCTGTGTGGGCCTCAACTACAGGGACCATGCCGCTGAACTTGGAATGGACATCCCGGATGAACCGATCATCTTCCTTAAACCGCCGACAACCGTGATAGGTTCTGGGGACACAGTGATATATCCTGAGATGTCCTCAGAAGTTGACTATGAGGTTGAACTTGCAGCCGTCGTATCAGAGAGGGCCCGGAGGGTTGACTCCTCGGCGGCATCTGAGTTCATAGCAGGCTACACTGTCCTCAATGATGTAACTGCAAGGGACCTGCAGAGGAGGGACGGTCAGTGGACACGTGCAAAGAGTTTTGACACCTTCTGCCCGATAGGGCCTGTAATAGAGACTGATGTAACTCCGGATAATCTTGATATATCCCTGAAACTCAATGGAGAGGTCAGACAGTCCTCAAACACGTCCAACATGATATTCACGGTCCACGAGCTCCTCGAGTTCATATCCCATGTCATGACACTGGAGCCAGGGGACGTCATAGCAACTGGCACACCTCCCGGCGTGGGCCAGATGGTACCTGGGGACACCGTGAGGGCCACCGTTGAGGGTGTGGGGACCCTTGTGAACCGGGTTGAAAGGTCTGTGTGGATGGATTGA
- the leuS gene encoding leucine--tRNA ligase yields the protein MKLKGHDGGDSVDIERKWRDRWRDAGIFQADPDDREKIFLTVAYPYPSGAMHIGHGRTYTVPDVYARFKRMQGYNVLFPMAWHVTGAPVIGIARRIQRKDPWTLKIYREVHRVPEDELERFSDPEYIVEYFSREYRSVMEDMGYSIDWRREFKTTDPTYSRFIQWQIRKLRDLGLVRKGAHPVKYCPECENPVGDHDLLEGEGVAINQLTLLKFKLGDSYLVAATFRPETIYGATNLWLNPDEDYVRVETGGEEWIISRAAVDNLSHQKLDLKVSGDVNPGDLIGMCVENPVTGQEHPILPASFVDPEYATGVVFSVPAHAPADFIALEDLRTDHELLERYGLEDVVADIEPVNVIAVDGYGEFPAAEVIEKFGVRNQEDPRLEDATGELYKIEHARGVMSSHIPVYGGMKVSEAREVIADELKDQGLADEMYEFAERPVICRCGGRCVVRVMEDQWFMKYSDDAWKDLAHRCLDGMKIIPEEVRANFEYYIDWLNDWACSRRIGLGTRLPWDERWIIEPLTDSTIYMAYYTIAHRLREMDAGEMDDEFFDAIFLDDSGTFEDLREEFRYWYPLDWRLSAKDLIGNHLTFHIFHHSAIFPESGWPRGAVVFGMGLLEGNKMSSSKGNVILLRDAIEKHGADVVRLFLMSSAEPWQDFDWRESEVIGTRRRIEWFREFGERVSGILDGRPVLSEVTPAEPESFIGRWMMGQLNQRIREATRALESFQTRKAVQEALYLLKKDVDHYLKRVEGRVDDEVKSVLANVLHAWIRLMAPFIPYTAEEMWERYGGEGFVAEAPWPDFSDDAESRDVQVAEEMVQNTVRDIQEIMKILGSTPERVHIYTSPKWKWDVLRVAAEVGKLDMGSIMGRVSAEGIHDNMKEVAEFVRRIIRDLGKSEVTVIDEYSVLMDASDYIESEVGARVVIHSKPDYDPENKAVNAVPLKPAIYLE from the coding sequence ATGAAGTTAAAAGGCCATGATGGCGGTGATTCAGTGGATATTGAAAGAAAATGGCGTGATAGATGGAGAGATGCTGGCATATTTCAGGCTGACCCTGATGACAGAGAAAAGATATTCCTCACAGTCGCTTACCCCTACCCCAGTGGTGCGATGCACATAGGACACGGGAGGACCTACACTGTCCCTGATGTCTATGCACGGTTCAAGAGGATGCAGGGCTACAACGTCCTGTTTCCCATGGCCTGGCATGTCACAGGGGCCCCTGTCATAGGGATAGCGCGGAGGATTCAGAGGAAGGATCCCTGGACCCTCAAAATCTACAGGGAGGTCCACAGGGTCCCCGAGGATGAGCTTGAACGTTTCAGTGACCCTGAGTACATAGTTGAATACTTCAGCAGGGAATACCGGTCTGTTATGGAGGATATGGGCTACTCCATCGACTGGAGGCGTGAATTCAAAACCACGGATCCCACCTACAGCAGGTTCATACAGTGGCAGATAAGGAAGCTGAGGGACCTTGGCCTCGTAAGGAAGGGCGCCCATCCTGTTAAGTACTGCCCTGAATGTGAAAACCCTGTGGGTGACCATGACCTCCTTGAGGGTGAGGGGGTTGCCATAAACCAGCTCACACTCCTCAAATTCAAACTTGGAGACTCATACCTGGTCGCAGCCACCTTCAGGCCCGAGACAATCTATGGGGCCACCAACCTCTGGCTGAACCCTGATGAGGATTATGTGAGGGTTGAAACAGGTGGTGAGGAGTGGATAATAAGCAGGGCTGCCGTGGATAATCTTTCACACCAGAAACTGGACCTCAAGGTTTCCGGTGACGTCAACCCCGGGGACCTGATAGGGATGTGCGTGGAGAATCCTGTGACGGGCCAGGAACACCCCATACTCCCGGCTTCCTTCGTTGACCCTGAATATGCCACAGGTGTTGTGTTCTCTGTCCCTGCACATGCCCCTGCAGACTTCATAGCCCTTGAGGACCTCAGGACAGACCATGAACTCCTTGAAAGGTACGGTCTTGAGGATGTGGTTGCTGATATTGAGCCCGTGAATGTCATAGCAGTGGATGGCTACGGTGAGTTCCCGGCGGCCGAGGTTATAGAGAAATTTGGTGTCAGAAACCAGGAGGACCCCCGCCTTGAGGATGCCACCGGGGAGCTATACAAGATCGAGCATGCGAGGGGTGTTATGAGCAGCCACATCCCTGTCTATGGTGGTATGAAGGTCTCTGAGGCCCGTGAGGTCATCGCTGATGAACTGAAGGACCAGGGCCTTGCAGATGAGATGTATGAATTCGCTGAGCGACCTGTTATATGCCGCTGCGGTGGCAGGTGCGTTGTGAGGGTCATGGAGGACCAGTGGTTCATGAAGTACTCTGATGACGCCTGGAAGGACCTCGCCCACAGGTGCCTCGATGGCATGAAGATAATACCCGAGGAGGTCCGGGCCAACTTTGAATACTACATCGACTGGCTCAATGACTGGGCATGTTCAAGGAGGATAGGCCTTGGAACAAGGCTGCCCTGGGATGAGAGGTGGATCATCGAACCCCTCACAGACTCAACAATCTACATGGCATATTACACCATCGCACACCGCCTCAGGGAGATGGATGCCGGGGAGATGGACGATGAGTTCTTTGATGCCATATTCCTAGATGATTCAGGAACCTTTGAGGATCTCAGGGAGGAATTCCGGTACTGGTACCCCCTTGACTGGAGGCTCTCTGCAAAGGACCTCATAGGCAATCACCTGACATTCCATATATTCCACCACTCAGCCATATTCCCTGAGTCAGGGTGGCCCCGGGGGGCTGTGGTCTTTGGTATGGGCCTTCTTGAGGGCAACAAGATGTCATCCTCCAAGGGCAACGTCATACTCCTGAGGGATGCCATCGAGAAGCACGGTGCAGACGTGGTGCGGCTCTTCCTCATGTCCTCAGCAGAGCCATGGCAGGACTTTGACTGGAGGGAGAGTGAGGTCATCGGGACCCGCAGGAGGATTGAATGGTTCAGGGAATTCGGAGAGAGGGTCTCAGGTATCCTGGATGGTAGGCCAGTCCTCAGTGAGGTTACTCCAGCTGAACCTGAAAGCTTCATTGGAAGGTGGATGATGGGTCAGCTGAACCAGAGGATACGTGAAGCCACAAGGGCCCTTGAATCATTCCAGACAAGAAAGGCAGTTCAGGAGGCACTCTATCTCCTTAAAAAGGATGTTGACCACTACCTTAAGCGTGTTGAGGGTAGAGTTGATGATGAGGTTAAATCTGTCCTTGCAAACGTTCTGCACGCCTGGATAAGGCTCATGGCTCCATTCATACCCTACACTGCTGAGGAGATGTGGGAGAGGTATGGTGGTGAGGGTTTTGTAGCAGAAGCTCCATGGCCTGACTTCTCAGATGATGCAGAGAGCAGGGATGTGCAGGTTGCAGAGGAGATGGTCCAGAATACCGTTAGAGACATTCAGGAAATCATGAAGATCCTTGGATCCACCCCGGAGAGGGTCCACATATACACCTCACCAAAATGGAAATGGGATGTGCTAAGGGTCGCAGCAGAGGTAGGAAAACTAGATATGGGCTCCATAATGGGAAGGGTTTCAGCTGAGGGCATCCATGATAACATGAAGGAGGTTGCTGAATTTGTAAGGAGGATCATCAGGGACCTTGGTAAATCAGAGGTTACGGTGATAGACGAGTACAGCGTACTCATGGATGCATCTGATTACATTGAATCAGAGGTTGGAGCCAGGGTTGTGATACACAGCAAACCAGACTATGACCCTGAAAACAAGGCTGTGAATGCCGTTCCCCTGAAGCCAGCCATATACCTTGAATGA
- the cutA gene encoding divalent-cation tolerance protein CutA, with product MFTLIYITASSVDESASIGRKLVEERLAACVNIIPSIRSIYHWEGSMEEDEESALIVKTSHELTPQIIKRVRELHSYDNPCIISIPITGGSRDYLEWLDDEVKRP from the coding sequence GTGTTCACACTGATCTACATAACAGCATCCTCAGTGGATGAATCAGCATCCATCGGACGTAAACTTGTTGAGGAGAGACTCGCTGCCTGTGTTAATATAATCCCCTCCATAAGGTCCATCTATCACTGGGAGGGAAGCATGGAGGAGGATGAAGAGTCAGCCCTCATTGTTAAAACGTCCCATGAACTGACCCCGCAAATAATTAAAAGAGTCAGGGAACTACATAGTTATGATAATCCATGCATAATATCAATTCCCATAACCGGGGGATCTCGTGATTACCTTGAATGGTTAGATGATGAAGTTAAAAGGCCATGA
- a CDS encoding NAD+ synthase, whose amino-acid sequence MKCVPGLCSEVVSVIEDFIRQKVAESGASGVVLGLSGGVDSSTVAYLAVNALGPDRVLGLIMPSSTTPRDDLRHARTVADELGIESETIDIDPIIESLTGLCSHNANELALANLKPRARMVILYYHANSLNRLVAGTGNRTELLLGYFTKYGDGGVDMLPIGGLYKGQVRELAGRLGVPPEIIKKPPTAGLWHGQTDEEELGMKYDLLDELLCLLVDRKLPVEEVASTLSLPPSEVERIASMVKGSEHKLKPPEVPDIWEVMECSH is encoded by the coding sequence ATGAAGTGTGTTCCCGGGCTTTGTTCTGAAGTGGTATCGGTAATAGAGGATTTCATAAGGCAGAAGGTGGCTGAGAGTGGAGCCAGCGGTGTGGTGCTGGGGCTCAGTGGTGGTGTGGACTCAAGCACAGTAGCATACCTTGCAGTTAATGCTCTGGGACCTGACAGGGTCCTCGGGCTAATCATGCCATCCAGTACTACCCCCAGGGATGATCTGAGACATGCCAGGACCGTTGCAGATGAACTTGGAATTGAGAGTGAAACCATAGACATTGACCCCATCATAGAATCCCTCACTGGGCTCTGCAGCCACAATGCGAATGAACTGGCACTGGCAAACCTTAAACCAAGGGCCCGCATGGTGATCCTCTACTACCATGCCAACTCCCTGAACCGGCTCGTGGCAGGTACCGGTAACCGGACCGAGCTACTTCTGGGTTACTTCACCAAGTACGGTGATGGTGGAGTTGATATGCTACCCATCGGAGGACTGTACAAGGGACAGGTCCGTGAACTTGCGGGGAGGCTGGGTGTTCCCCCTGAGATAATAAAAAAACCTCCCACAGCCGGCCTCTGGCACGGCCAGACCGATGAGGAGGAACTCGGCATGAAGTACGATCTACTGGATGAACTCCTCTGCCTCCTGGTTGACAGGAAGCTCCCGGTGGAGGAGGTCGCATCCACCCTATCACTGCCACCCTCAGAGGTTGAAAGGATTGCCAGTATGGTTAAGGGATCGGAGCATAAACTGAAACCCCCTGAGGTCCCGGATATCTGGGAGGTGATGGAGTGTTCACACTGA
- a CDS encoding TRC40/GET3/ArsA family transport-energizing ATPase — MAFKDLFKFNKGKTTFVFIGGKGGVGKTTISAATALWMARSGKKTLVISTDPAHSLSDSLEREIGHTPTKITENLYAVEIDPEVAMEEYQAKLQEQAAMNPGMGLDMLQDQMDMASMSPGIDEAAAFDQFLRYMTTDEYDIVIFDTAPTGHTLRLLSFPEIMDSWVGKMIKIRRQIGSMAKAFKNILPFMGDEEEEDRALQDMEATKKQINAAREVMSDPERTSFKMVVIPEEMSIYESERAMKALEKYSIHADGVIVNQVLPEESDCEFCNARRKLQQERLKQIREKFSDKVVAEVPLLKKEAKGIETLEKIAEQLYGEPEPE; from the coding sequence ATGGCATTTAAGGATCTCTTCAAGTTCAATAAGGGCAAAACAACATTTGTATTCATAGGTGGAAAGGGAGGAGTTGGTAAGACAACCATATCGGCTGCAACAGCCCTCTGGATGGCAAGGTCAGGTAAAAAGACCCTGGTGATCTCAACTGACCCTGCACACTCACTTTCAGATTCACTGGAGAGGGAGATAGGCCACACCCCCACAAAGATAACCGAGAACCTCTATGCGGTTGAGATAGACCCTGAGGTTGCAATGGAGGAGTACCAGGCAAAACTTCAGGAACAGGCTGCAATGAACCCTGGCATGGGCCTGGATATGCTCCAGGACCAGATGGACATGGCATCAATGTCCCCGGGTATCGATGAGGCTGCGGCCTTCGACCAGTTCCTGAGGTACATGACAACCGATGAATACGACATCGTTATCTTTGACACGGCACCAACCGGTCACACCCTCCGCCTCCTATCCTTCCCTGAAATAATGGACTCATGGGTCGGGAAGATGATAAAGATAAGGAGGCAGATAGGAAGCATGGCCAAGGCCTTCAAGAACATACTCCCATTCATGGGTGATGAGGAAGAGGAGGACAGGGCGCTGCAGGACATGGAGGCCACCAAGAAGCAGATAAACGCTGCAAGGGAGGTCATGTCAGACCCTGAGAGGACATCCTTCAAGATGGTTGTCATCCCTGAGGAGATGTCCATCTACGAGTCAGAGAGGGCAATGAAGGCCCTCGAGAAGTACAGTATCCACGCCGACGGCGTAATAGTGAACCAGGTCCTCCCGGAGGAGAGCGACTGCGAGTTCTGTAATGCCCGCAGAAAACTCCAGCAGGAGAGGCTTAAGCAGATCCGGGAGAAATTCAGTGATAAGGTGGTTGCAGAGGTCCCGCTTCTCAAGAAGGAGGCAAAGGGTATTGAAACCCTGGAGAAGATAGCAGAGCAGCTTTACGGCGAACCCGAGCCAGAATAG
- a CDS encoding H(2)-dependent methylenetetrahydromethanopterin dehydrogenase-related protein: MKVAVYGAGNQKLYVDQLNLPEKYGGEAPYGGSRMAIEFAEAGHDVVLAEPARDMLDDAHWKVVEDAGVTVTDNDAEAASEAEIAVLFTPFGKKTFEIAKNITNHLPEGAVIANTCTVSPVVLYYVLERELRRDRKDLGIASMHPAAVPGTPQHGHYVIGGHSSSELDIATDEQISRCVELAESCGKVAYVVPADVSSAVADMGSLVTAVTLSGVLDYYYVGTQIIRAPKEMVEKQILMTLQTIASLVETSGVNGMLKAMNPELLVRSAKSMHLLEEQEELDAALNTLSDLDDEVNKWIEKGEIRHTDLVAAQALAKEIKNLMGGKAAEGTIRRCMRKMFE; encoded by the coding sequence ATGAAAGTTGCAGTTTATGGCGCGGGTAACCAGAAACTTTATGTGGACCAGCTGAACTTGCCTGAAAAATATGGGGGTGAGGCACCCTACGGTGGAAGCAGAATGGCAATTGAATTTGCAGAGGCCGGACATGACGTTGTACTGGCAGAACCAGCAAGGGATATGCTGGATGATGCACACTGGAAGGTGGTTGAGGATGCAGGGGTCACAGTAACAGACAACGATGCAGAGGCAGCCAGTGAGGCTGAAATAGCAGTACTCTTCACACCCTTCGGTAAGAAGACCTTTGAGATAGCAAAGAACATAACAAATCACCTGCCAGAGGGGGCTGTCATAGCAAACACCTGTACGGTCTCACCTGTGGTACTCTACTACGTACTTGAAAGGGAGCTTAGAAGGGATCGTAAGGACCTGGGTATAGCATCAATGCACCCTGCAGCCGTCCCTGGTACACCACAGCACGGCCACTATGTCATAGGGGGTCACTCAAGCAGTGAACTTGACATAGCAACAGATGAACAGATATCAAGATGCGTTGAACTCGCTGAAAGCTGCGGTAAGGTAGCCTATGTTGTACCAGCCGACGTATCAAGTGCAGTTGCAGATATGGGGTCACTTGTTACAGCGGTCACACTTTCAGGTGTCCTTGACTACTACTATGTGGGTACACAGATAATCAGGGCCCCCAAGGAGATGGTTGAAAAGCAGATCCTCATGACACTCCAGACCATAGCTTCACTCGTTGAAACCTCAGGTGTTAATGGAATGCTCAAGGCCATGAACCCTGAACTCCTTGTGAGGAGCGCTAAATCAATGCACCTCCTTGAGGAGCAGGAGGAACTGGATGCAGCACTCAACACCCTATCAGACCTTGATGATGAGGTAAATAAATGGATAGAGAAGGGTGAGATCAGGCACACGGATCTGGTTGCTGCACAGGCCCTTGCAAAGGAGATAAAGAACCTCATGGGTGGAAAGGCTGCCGAGGGTACAATAAGGCGCTGCATGAGGAAGATGTTTGAATAA